A stretch of Kaistella flava (ex Peng et al. 2021) DNA encodes these proteins:
- the ctlX gene encoding citrulline utilization hydrolase CtlX, which yields MQTANTVLMVEPIAFGYNSQTAQNNYFQVEQKEADIQEKALLEFNNFVGKLRDKGIQVITVKDTLEPHSPDSIFPNNWVSFHEDGRVALYPMFAPNRRVERRSDILDTLRNEGFKINEVDDLSTSENEDKFLEGTGSMIFDHDYKIAYGSVSLRLDEGLFRDFCDQFGYTPVVFHSFQNVGNQRLPIYHTNVMMCVAQQFVVICLDCIDDELEREKVQEVIKSTEKEVIEISEEQMHQFAGNMLQVQNEEGTQFLVMSQTAYQSLTPEQIQKIESYCEIIYADLNTIEVNGGGSARCMLAEVFLPKN from the coding sequence ATGCAAACAGCCAATACCGTTCTTATGGTAGAACCGATCGCTTTCGGTTACAATTCTCAAACTGCACAAAACAACTATTTTCAGGTCGAACAAAAAGAAGCCGATATTCAGGAAAAGGCACTTTTGGAATTCAACAATTTTGTAGGAAAACTTCGAGATAAAGGAATTCAGGTGATTACCGTTAAAGATACTTTAGAACCACATTCGCCAGATTCTATTTTTCCCAATAACTGGGTGAGTTTTCATGAAGATGGAAGAGTTGCTTTATACCCGATGTTCGCACCGAACCGAAGAGTTGAAAGACGTTCAGATATTTTAGATACGCTTCGTAATGAAGGTTTTAAAATCAATGAAGTCGACGATTTATCCACTTCTGAAAATGAAGATAAATTCTTGGAAGGAACGGGAAGTATGATTTTTGATCACGATTATAAAATTGCTTACGGTTCTGTTTCGCTACGTTTAGATGAAGGATTATTCCGTGATTTTTGCGATCAATTTGGTTATACGCCAGTTGTTTTTCATTCGTTTCAAAATGTAGGAAATCAAAGATTACCAATTTATCATACCAATGTAATGATGTGTGTTGCGCAACAATTTGTAGTGATTTGCCTGGATTGTATTGATGATGAACTGGAAAGAGAAAAAGTTCAGGAAGTCATTAAATCAACTGAAAAAGAAGTCATTGAAATTTCTGAAGAACAAATGCATCAGTTCGCTGGGAATATGCTTCAAGTTCAAAATGAAGAAGGAACTCAGTTTTTGGTGATGAGCCAAACGGCGTATCAATCTTTGACACCAGAACAAATTCAAAAAATAGAATCTTACTGTGAAATCATTTATGCCGATTTAAATACCATTGAAGTAAATGGTGGTGGAAGTGCGAGATGTATGTTGGCAGAGGTTTTCTTGCCGAAGAATTAA
- a CDS encoding YihY/virulence factor BrkB family protein has protein sequence MYGMKKLSFFWKTLKETFTEWNNSTATKDSASLAYYAIFSIPGLLIIIIWIAGHFFGEEAIRGEITNHINSIMGEEAATSIQDMIAGALIDKQNIFMKTLGVGSLVFGGTTVFFQLQKSLNKLWDVEATPKKAIIKFLLDRANSLGMIVVIGFLLMITMVLSSAISLLNNFIMYQLGVETYVLMETVNYLFGFFLVVLVFAFMFKVLPDAEISWKAVWPGAFLTAILFTIGKFLLSLYFSELKPTSAFGAAGTIVLIMMWINYSCMLIFFGAEFTKVYSRNKGFKIVPSRHAKWSAEKLYQESLEEKNITASEIKEEL, from the coding sequence ATGTACGGAATGAAAAAATTATCTTTTTTTTGGAAGACTTTAAAGGAGACATTTACCGAGTGGAATAATTCTACAGCGACGAAAGACTCGGCGAGTTTGGCGTATTATGCCATTTTCTCGATTCCGGGATTATTAATTATCATTATTTGGATTGCGGGACACTTTTTCGGTGAAGAAGCCATTCGCGGTGAGATCACGAATCATATCAATAGTATAATGGGGGAAGAGGCTGCGACCAGCATTCAGGATATGATTGCAGGAGCACTAATTGATAAACAGAACATCTTCATGAAAACATTAGGCGTAGGTTCCTTAGTCTTCGGTGGAACAACGGTTTTCTTTCAACTCCAGAAATCTTTAAATAAACTTTGGGACGTAGAAGCCACACCTAAAAAAGCAATTATTAAATTTCTACTCGACCGCGCCAATTCATTAGGTATGATTGTCGTGATTGGTTTTTTACTAATGATAACCATGGTTCTTTCCTCAGCGATTAGTTTGCTGAATAATTTCATCATGTACCAATTAGGCGTAGAAACCTATGTTTTAATGGAAACGGTAAATTACCTATTTGGATTTTTTCTGGTGGTATTGGTATTTGCTTTTATGTTTAAGGTTCTTCCGGATGCAGAAATCTCCTGGAAAGCAGTTTGGCCAGGCGCATTTCTAACGGCGATTCTTTTTACCATCGGTAAATTTCTACTCAGTCTTTACTTTTCAGAACTGAAACCCACCTCAGCGTTTGGTGCTGCGGGAACAATCGTTTTAATTATGATGTGGATTAATTACTCTTGCATGCTCATCTTTTTTGGCGCGGAATTCACCAAAGTATACTCTCGGAACAAAGGATTTAAAATAGTTCCGTCGAGGCATGCTAAATGGAGCGCAGAGAAATTGTATCAGGAATCACTGGAAGAGAAGAATATTACGGCTAGTGAAATTAAAGAGGAGCTCTAA
- a CDS encoding trypsin-like peptidase domain-containing protein, with the protein MRNTLKKLIPYAVVGVMSGATTVGAFTYFNVKNHDSDFNYFAPKNSDAKYASFNMAGTGDDFVKAAKMTVPAVVSIKNFSNKKTRGSDQDIFDQFFGNPFGNSPRQQQPPKDMPTGMGSGVIISPDGYIISNNHVIAGATKLEVVLSNKKSYVANLVGTDPTTDIALLKIEEKGLPYLNFANSDNTEVGQWVLAVGNPMGLNSTVTAGIISAKGRSIDLLSQQSKSPIESFIQTDAAINPGNSGGALVNPNGELIGINSAISSKTGYYEGYGFAVPSNLARKVVEDIKQFGLVQRGFLGVVPLDLSDERSVAAYNQQKKTNLKTGDGVYLIEVADKGGAEDAGLRTGDIITKVDNTAVSSYYDLSFAVGSKRPGDKVAVTYLRNGKLNTINVTLKDQQGKTSLRSKADLSVTEKIGSEFEPLSEKFKTDYGLTSGVVARNVQDGSEMSKIGVVDNYIVIEVNGKPVNSQKDIEKILQSYNGNVQIKYVDEYGRITTRGFKMP; encoded by the coding sequence ATGAGAAATACCTTAAAAAAACTGATTCCATATGCAGTTGTAGGAGTAATGTCTGGTGCCACAACTGTTGGCGCGTTCACTTACTTTAATGTAAAAAACCATGATTCAGATTTTAATTATTTTGCTCCTAAAAATAGCGATGCGAAATATGCCTCTTTCAATATGGCGGGAACAGGCGATGACTTTGTGAAGGCTGCCAAAATGACAGTTCCTGCAGTAGTCAGTATCAAAAACTTTTCTAACAAAAAAACGAGAGGAAGCGATCAGGATATATTTGATCAATTTTTCGGTAATCCATTTGGTAACAGTCCTAGACAACAGCAACCGCCAAAGGATATGCCGACCGGAATGGGTTCGGGCGTTATCATTTCTCCAGATGGTTATATCATTTCAAATAACCACGTAATTGCGGGAGCGACAAAATTAGAAGTTGTTCTTTCTAACAAGAAATCTTATGTTGCGAATTTGGTTGGAACAGATCCAACAACAGATATCGCTCTTTTAAAAATTGAAGAAAAAGGATTGCCTTATCTTAATTTTGCAAACTCAGATAATACAGAAGTTGGACAATGGGTGCTGGCAGTAGGAAATCCGATGGGATTAAATTCTACTGTAACGGCCGGAATTATTTCTGCAAAAGGAAGAAGTATCGATTTACTTAGTCAGCAATCAAAATCACCAATCGAAAGTTTTATACAAACTGATGCGGCAATTAATCCAGGAAACTCTGGTGGAGCTTTGGTAAATCCAAATGGTGAGTTGATCGGAATTAACTCTGCGATATCTTCTAAAACTGGTTATTATGAAGGTTATGGTTTTGCCGTTCCTTCTAATTTAGCAAGAAAAGTTGTTGAAGATATCAAGCAGTTTGGATTGGTCCAAAGAGGGTTTTTGGGCGTAGTGCCATTGGATCTTTCAGATGAGAGAAGTGTTGCTGCTTACAATCAACAGAAAAAAACCAATCTGAAAACTGGTGACGGCGTTTATTTAATTGAAGTTGCCGATAAAGGTGGAGCAGAAGATGCTGGTTTAAGAACTGGTGATATTATTACTAAAGTTGATAACACTGCAGTTTCAAGTTATTACGACCTTTCATTCGCAGTTGGTAGCAAAAGACCTGGTGATAAAGTTGCCGTAACTTATTTAAGAAATGGAAAACTAAATACCATTAACGTAACGTTGAAAGACCAACAAGGTAAAACTTCTTTGAGAAGTAAAGCGGATCTTTCTGTAACTGAAAAAATCGGATCAGAGTTTGAGCCATTGAGCGAGAAATTCAAAACTGATTATGGTTTAACAAGTGGAGTTGTTGCAAGAAATGTTCAAGACGGAAGCGAGATGTCGAAAATCGGTGTTGTAGATAATTACATCGTAATCGAAGTGAATGGGAAACCAGTAAACTCACAGAAAGACATTGAAAAGATTTTACAATCTTATAACGGTAACGTACAAATAAAATATGTTGATGAATACGGTAGAATTACTACCAGAGGATTTAAAATGCCTTAA
- a CDS encoding dimethylarginine dimethylaminohydrolase family protein, which yields MKLNIKNETGTLKSVVLGQPNSLGAVPTLEESYDAKSYDTIQKGIYPTEKDIINEMTEFEKILKKYDVQVFRPEIIEDYNQVFARDVAFVIEDKMIISNVIADRADEQEAYRKIFEKVKWRDIINLPDTAHIEGGDVIVWNDFIFIGTCFSEDYRNFKTARTNEYAINILKEYFPKKRILDFELKKNDREPYKGILHLDCTFNPVGTDKCIIYKDGFVDETDYRLILDIFGEENCFHVTDEEMFEMNPNIFSISPEIVVSDKAFTRMNNHLRNEWGMTVEEIPYREISKMGGLLRCSTMPLVRD from the coding sequence ATGAAACTCAATATAAAAAATGAGACAGGAACACTTAAATCTGTTGTTTTAGGTCAACCCAATTCTTTAGGAGCAGTTCCCACTTTAGAGGAAAGTTACGATGCAAAATCTTATGATACCATTCAAAAAGGAATTTATCCGACTGAGAAAGATATCATCAATGAGATGACGGAGTTTGAAAAAATATTAAAAAAATACGATGTTCAGGTATTTCGTCCAGAAATAATCGAAGATTACAATCAGGTTTTCGCCAGAGACGTAGCATTTGTTATTGAGGACAAAATGATTATTTCTAATGTTATTGCAGATCGTGCAGATGAACAGGAAGCGTATCGCAAAATTTTTGAAAAAGTGAAATGGCGAGATATTATTAATCTGCCAGATACCGCTCACATCGAAGGTGGCGACGTAATCGTGTGGAATGACTTCATCTTTATCGGAACTTGTTTTTCTGAAGATTATCGTAATTTCAAAACCGCAAGAACCAACGAATATGCCATTAATATTCTTAAAGAATACTTTCCTAAAAAGAGAATTCTCGATTTTGAATTAAAGAAAAACGACCGCGAGCCTTATAAAGGAATTTTACATTTAGACTGTACTTTTAATCCCGTTGGAACGGACAAATGTATTATTTATAAAGATGGATTTGTTGATGAAACTGATTATCGCTTAATCCTGGATATTTTCGGTGAAGAAAATTGTTTCCATGTAACTGATGAAGAAATGTTTGAAATGAATCCCAATATTTTCTCGATTTCACCAGAGATTGTAGTTTCCGATAAAGCATTTACCCGAATGAATAATCACTTGAGAAATGAATGGGGAATGACCGTTGAAGAAATTCCTTACCGTGAGATTTCAAAAATGGGAGGTTTGTTGAGATGTTCAACAATGCCTTTGGTCAGAGATTAA
- a CDS encoding DUF2683 family protein, producing the protein MKTQDIYILEPNTSEEANALKAFAKALKIKFEVKEKPYNPEFVAKILESQKQAKEGKVTRVKKENLKEFLGL; encoded by the coding sequence ATGAAAACACAAGATATTTATATTTTAGAGCCAAATACTTCTGAAGAAGCAAATGCTTTAAAAGCGTTTGCAAAAGCTCTAAAAATTAAATTTGAAGTAAAGGAGAAACCATATAATCCTGAATTTGTTGCGAAAATATTGGAAAGCCAAAAACAAGCTAAAGAAGGAAAGGTAACTCGAGTGAAAAAAGAAAACTTGAAAGAGTTTTTAGGCCTATAG
- a CDS encoding transposase — MLNEKEVLKFLLPEFLIDHFKIVKFEEINKVVHLYFEEKNTIPKEFTSLTLQSKGFLPEITVDDFPLRGKSVKLHIKRRRWTDVKSGDIIQRDWNLIAKGTRMTQDFAEFLKKISRY; from the coding sequence ATGCTAAACGAAAAAGAAGTTCTCAAATTTTTACTACCTGAATTTTTAATTGATCATTTTAAAATTGTGAAATTTGAAGAAATAAATAAAGTTGTGCATCTTTATTTTGAAGAAAAAAATACGATTCCCAAAGAATTTACGTCCCTTACTTTGCAATCAAAGGGTTTTCTGCCCGAAATAACGGTAGATGATTTTCCGCTGCGTGGAAAGTCTGTAAAACTCCATATCAAACGCCGAAGATGGACAGATGTGAAATCGGGAGACATTATTCAAAGAGATTGGAATCTCATCGCTAAAGGAACTCGCATGACACAGGATTTTGCAGAGTTCTTAAAAAAAATCAGCCGATACTAA
- a CDS encoding N-acetylmuramoyl-L-alanine amidase gives MITDSFSFKKYLFLLFSLIFILPNAQKKFTIVLDAGHGGSDIGTNRRYDDLGTVREKDITLAITLKLGRMLEKNKDYKVIYTRKIDEFPSLTERTTLANRSKADLFLSIHVNASPTTSTATQGTETFIQGPNQNKKNLEVAKAENDVIYLDERDRETFASYDPKSPESLIALKIQQSKYLESSLLIGSMVEDNFATKDKRNSRGIKQADLHVLRMNAMPSVLIETGFVNNYDEAKYLSSDIGQTDIAESIYDAITKYRKAMERNGSVANSPREPEKPAEVALKNDFRILLMSSPVKYNSGDPALKGLNYVLPIKDNDLYKYYYSVTNMASVRDSNLKTAKDAGFKNATSISFIPNQKLGIGYYTLEVAVSDQKLSSNSSLLNTLKDVNRNKEKGKFYYTYGKFTSLEEAVKTQKELDEKGINNTVIQKVSR, from the coding sequence ATGATTACCGATAGTTTTTCTTTTAAAAAGTACTTATTTCTTTTATTTTCCTTAATATTCATACTTCCCAACGCTCAAAAAAAATTCACTATTGTTCTGGATGCGGGCCACGGCGGAAGTGATATAGGAACAAACAGGCGGTACGATGATTTGGGAACTGTAAGAGAAAAAGATATTACTTTAGCAATTACACTCAAATTGGGGAGAATGCTCGAGAAGAATAAAGATTACAAAGTGATTTATACCAGAAAAATTGACGAATTTCCATCTTTAACCGAGCGTACAACTTTGGCAAACCGCAGTAAAGCAGACTTGTTTTTGTCCATACACGTGAATGCTTCTCCAACGACATCAACAGCAACTCAAGGAACTGAAACCTTTATCCAGGGTCCGAATCAGAATAAAAAAAATCTGGAAGTGGCTAAGGCAGAGAATGACGTAATTTATCTGGATGAAAGAGACCGCGAAACATTTGCATCTTATGATCCTAAGTCTCCAGAATCTCTGATTGCCCTAAAAATTCAGCAAAGTAAATATTTAGAGAGTAGTTTGCTCATCGGAAGTATGGTAGAAGACAATTTTGCCACGAAAGACAAAAGAAATTCCCGTGGAATAAAACAAGCCGATTTACACGTTCTAAGGATGAATGCAATGCCATCTGTTTTGATAGAAACTGGTTTTGTCAATAATTATGATGAAGCAAAATACTTGTCTTCAGATATAGGACAAACTGATATTGCAGAAAGTATTTACGATGCAATCACGAAGTATAGAAAGGCGATGGAGCGAAATGGAAGTGTAGCAAACTCGCCAAGAGAACCAGAGAAGCCAGCTGAGGTTGCTTTGAAAAATGATTTCAGAATTTTATTGATGTCTTCGCCTGTTAAATATAACAGCGGTGATCCAGCTTTAAAAGGCCTTAATTACGTTCTTCCAATAAAAGACAACGATTTGTACAAGTATTACTATAGTGTGACTAATATGGCCTCTGTTAGAGATAGTAATTTAAAAACTGCAAAAGATGCAGGATTTAAAAATGCAACGTCGATATCGTTTATACCCAATCAAAAATTAGGAATTGGTTATTATACCTTAGAAGTGGCGGTTAGCGATCAAAAATTAAGTTCAAACTCCAGTTTGCTCAATACTTTAAAAGATGTAAACCGTAACAAGGAAAAAGGGAAGTTCTACTATACCTATGGCAAGTTTACCAGTTTAGAAGAGGCTGTGAAAACTCAAAAAGAGCTTGATGAGAAAGGGATTAATAATACTGTGATTCAAAAAGTTTCAAGATAA
- a CDS encoding copper homeostasis protein CutC: MLEIACFEVTSAETACESMADRIEFCDNFELGGITPDFYEFMHLKRNYKTPVYVMIRPKGGPFFYSDDEFLQMKNSIITFKEGGADGFVFGILTSHNKIDEARNKQLIELAGDTPCTFHRAFDRTEDLEKSIQTLIKLGFKTVLTSGGKKSAMEGKEALKSLVQKYSDKIEILIGGGVRSENISELKKFTGGTSFHSSAILKYDTFVTSGEIKKLKQLSS; the protein is encoded by the coding sequence ATGTTAGAAATTGCTTGTTTTGAAGTTACTTCCGCAGAAACTGCCTGTGAATCGATGGCAGATCGAATTGAATTCTGTGATAATTTTGAACTCGGGGGCATAACACCCGACTTTTACGAATTTATGCATCTGAAAAGAAATTATAAAACTCCCGTTTACGTAATGATCCGCCCAAAAGGTGGACCTTTCTTTTATTCGGATGATGAATTTCTCCAAATGAAAAACAGCATTATTACTTTTAAAGAAGGTGGAGCAGATGGTTTTGTATTTGGAATTCTAACTTCTCACAATAAAATTGATGAAGCCAGAAATAAACAATTGATCGAATTGGCTGGCGATACACCGTGTACTTTTCACCGGGCTTTTGACCGCACTGAAGATTTAGAAAAATCGATTCAGACTTTAATTAAATTGGGTTTTAAAACCGTTTTAACTTCCGGCGGGAAAAAATCTGCCATGGAAGGAAAAGAAGCGTTGAAATCTTTAGTTCAAAAATATTCTGATAAAATTGAAATCTTAATTGGTGGCGGCGTACGTTCTGAAAATATTTCTGAACTCAAGAAATTTACTGGCGGAACAAGTTTTCATTCCTCCGCAATTTTAAAATATGATACTTTCGTAACTTCAGGTGAAATTAAAAAATTGAAACAGTTGAGTTCTTAG
- the rpsT gene encoding 30S ribosomal protein S20, translating to MANHKSALKRIRQSEKRRVINRYYHKTARTVLKVLRNEEDKAAATLQLPSVISLLDKLVKKNIIHKNKAANLKSKLTKHVNKLA from the coding sequence ATGGCAAATCATAAATCAGCTCTGAAAAGAATCAGACAAAGCGAAAAGAGAAGAGTAATAAACAGATACTACCACAAGACTGCTAGAACAGTTTTGAAAGTATTAAGAAATGAAGAAGATAAAGCTGCAGCAACTTTACAATTGCCATCAGTAATCTCTTTGTTAGACAAGTTGGTGAAGAAAAACATCATCCACAAAAATAAGGCAGCAAACCTTAAAAGTAAGTTGACAAAGCACGTTAATAAATTAGCGTAA
- a CDS encoding RidA family protein: MKKIISTSKAPAAIGPYAQANFANGILYISGQIPFNSETGKLEEDIEKATHQVMKNLEAILTEAGLTFSNVVKATIFLKNMDDFAVMNEIYASYLTEGSYPARETVQVSCLPRNVDIEISMIAHQF, translated from the coding sequence ATGAAAAAAATCATTTCTACTTCGAAAGCTCCAGCTGCAATTGGACCTTATGCACAAGCAAATTTTGCAAACGGAATCCTTTATATTTCTGGGCAAATCCCTTTCAATTCTGAAACTGGTAAATTAGAAGAAGACATTGAAAAAGCAACTCATCAGGTGATGAAGAATTTAGAAGCGATTCTTACAGAAGCAGGATTAACTTTCAGCAATGTAGTTAAAGCAACTATTTTCTTGAAGAATATGGATGATTTTGCAGTGATGAACGAGATCTATGCATCTTATCTTACTGAAGGAAGTTACCCCGCAAGAGAAACTGTACAAGTATCTTGTTTGCCGAGAAATGTTGACATCGAAATATCTATGATCGCACATCAATTTTAA
- the rpsT gene encoding 30S ribosomal protein S20, which translates to MANHKSALKRIRQSEKRRVINRYYHKTARTVLKVLRNEEDKTAATLQLPSVISLLDKLVKKNIIHKNKAANLKSKLTKHVNKLA; encoded by the coding sequence ATGGCAAATCATAAATCAGCTCTGAAAAGAATCAGACAAAGCGAAAAGAGAAGAGTAATAAACAGATACTACCACAAGACTGCTAGAACGGTTTTGAAAGTATTAAGAAATGAGGAAGATAAAACTGCAGCAACTTTACAATTGCCATCAGTAATCTCTTTGTTAGACAAGTTGGTGAAGAAAAACATCATCCACAAAAATAAGGCAGCAAACCTTAAAAGTAAGTTGACAAAGCACGTTAATAAATTAGCGTAA
- a CDS encoding putative LPS assembly protein LptD, with protein MVKTGFKNILQILIILIFNNFLAHLHAQNLTGNKIVNDTVSKSDTVILKKEQLEAVVKTKAERIRNDIPKKMTYLNKNAQVKYQDMTIDADYISIDWDKSLVFARGELDSLGKIIKPAVAIQGGKTYEYDEFTYNIKTRQAIAFNARTEESEGVIVAEKTKKYNDSVFFMKRGKYTTDEYFIKKKDTIADYYLLAPNIKLIKGKNKSQVITGPIQMYIEQVPTPLIMPFAILPFSDKRSAGILIPSFGEREDVGFFLNGLGYYQPIGEHFDLKILTDFYTKGSWNLKPEVNYKKNYKYTGNFSADIGTTVRGIKGLDDYSKTGTYRIAWRHQQDSKANPFLTFAASVDVVSNKFYNNTVNNNYAFNQNNLNAQQNSTVSIVKRFLTLPVTITGTSSYSQNFSTGLSDLKLPLMNVAINQFYLFKPKTGIRQGLLENITVNTGLNLNNYVQTDEGELFTKAMWDKMQTGLKNNIALGTNTTIAKYFTFSVSANVDNALTTKTLTRSYSPLSNKVEDVLNNKIAGYSSFSTSTSLQTVLYGMLNFKKGSSIQAIRHMMTPQIGFSYSPDFSATSFGYYKNYYNDRGEMTPYSIFDRGIIGSPNSGLVQALSFSINNNLEMKIKSKKDSTGTKKLKIFESLNFNTNYNFAAPKYKWSIFSFSGQTTLFEKLNLNTNLTLEPYQIIFAPGSETGIRTENFGHFSVQGFNAQLSYPLSDMIFGEKEELAKKYTAKGEIRNEDYYFDEDNYARFKQPWTLNVNAQYGYTRTLTRFGNNVASLGLDGSIKLTPFWNITGNLYYDIVTKEIATTQLGFSRDQRSFTINFNWIPYGQYKVYDFFIGIKANILRDAVKYKDRSFTQPNAPF; from the coding sequence TTGGTCAAAACTGGCTTCAAAAATATACTACAAATTTTAATTATCCTAATTTTTAACAATTTTTTAGCACATCTGCATGCTCAAAATTTGACTGGAAATAAGATAGTTAATGATACTGTATCTAAATCTGACACGGTTATCCTGAAGAAAGAACAGCTGGAAGCGGTGGTGAAAACTAAAGCCGAACGCATCAGAAACGACATCCCAAAAAAGATGACTTACCTGAACAAAAATGCACAGGTGAAATATCAGGACATGACCATCGATGCCGATTATATTTCGATCGATTGGGACAAGTCTTTAGTCTTTGCAAGAGGAGAACTCGATTCTTTGGGGAAAATCATAAAACCCGCAGTTGCCATCCAAGGTGGTAAAACTTACGAATACGATGAGTTTACCTACAACATCAAAACCCGCCAAGCCATTGCTTTTAATGCCCGAACTGAAGAAAGTGAAGGCGTAATCGTTGCTGAAAAAACCAAGAAATACAACGATTCGGTCTTCTTTATGAAAAGAGGAAAATATACGACCGATGAATATTTCATTAAGAAAAAAGATACGATTGCCGATTACTATTTACTCGCACCGAACATTAAATTAATTAAAGGAAAAAACAAATCACAGGTAATTACGGGTCCGATTCAAATGTATATTGAACAGGTTCCGACGCCTTTGATCATGCCTTTTGCTATTTTGCCTTTTTCCGATAAAAGAAGTGCTGGGATTTTAATTCCGAGTTTTGGGGAAAGAGAAGATGTTGGTTTCTTTCTGAATGGATTAGGATATTACCAACCAATCGGCGAACATTTTGATTTAAAGATTTTGACAGATTTCTATACCAAAGGAAGCTGGAATTTAAAACCAGAAGTCAATTATAAGAAGAATTATAAATACACTGGGAATTTCTCGGCAGATATTGGGACAACCGTTCGGGGAATTAAAGGACTTGATGACTATTCAAAAACAGGAACTTATCGAATTGCGTGGAGACATCAGCAAGATTCGAAAGCCAATCCTTTCCTTACTTTCGCAGCTTCAGTGGATGTGGTGAGCAATAAATTCTACAATAACACAGTAAATAATAATTACGCTTTTAATCAAAACAACCTCAACGCTCAACAGAATTCAACGGTGAGTATTGTTAAAAGATTCTTGACTTTACCCGTAACGATTACTGGAACTTCTTCTTACTCTCAGAATTTCTCAACTGGATTGTCAGATTTAAAACTTCCACTCATGAATGTGGCGATTAATCAGTTTTATTTATTCAAACCAAAAACAGGAATCAGACAAGGTTTATTAGAAAACATTACGGTAAACACAGGATTGAATTTAAACAATTATGTTCAAACAGATGAAGGAGAATTATTTACAAAAGCGATGTGGGACAAAATGCAAACGGGACTTAAAAACAATATTGCTTTAGGCACGAATACCACGATTGCTAAATATTTCACGTTCTCGGTTTCTGCGAATGTTGATAATGCTTTAACAACGAAAACACTGACTCGTAGTTACAGTCCGCTTTCTAATAAAGTTGAAGATGTTTTAAATAATAAAATTGCTGGATACTCTTCTTTCTCGACCAGTACGAGTTTGCAAACTGTTTTATATGGAATGTTGAATTTCAAGAAAGGTTCTTCAATTCAGGCAATTCGCCATATGATGACACCGCAAATTGGTTTCAGTTATTCTCCAGATTTCTCAGCAACAAGTTTTGGATATTATAAAAACTATTATAATGACCGTGGCGAAATGACGCCCTACTCTATTTTTGATCGTGGAATTATCGGCTCACCTAATTCAGGTTTGGTACAGGCTTTAAGTTTCTCAATCAACAATAATTTAGAAATGAAAATAAAATCTAAAAAAGATTCTACCGGAACTAAAAAGTTGAAAATTTTTGAAAGTTTAAATTTCAACACCAATTATAATTTCGCAGCACCGAAGTACAAATGGTCAATATTTAGCTTCAGCGGACAAACTACTTTATTTGAAAAATTGAATCTGAATACGAACTTAACTTTAGAGCCGTATCAAATTATTTTTGCACCAGGAAGTGAAACCGGAATCAGAACAGAAAACTTCGGGCATTTCAGCGTACAAGGCTTCAATGCGCAACTTTCTTATCCATTGAGCGATATGATCTTTGGTGAAAAAGAAGAACTTGCGAAGAAATATACCGCCAAAGGTGAAATCCGTAATGAAGATTATTATTTTGATGAAGATAATTACGCGAGATTCAAACAACCCTGGACTTTAAATGTAAATGCACAATATGGTTATACCCGAACTTTAACCCGATTTGGAAATAATGTGGCGTCTTTGGGACTTGATGGAAGCATCAAATTAACTCCATTTTGGAATATCACCGGAAACTTATATTACGATATTGTCACCAAAGAAATTGCAACTACTCAGTTAGGATTCTCCAGAGACCAAAGAAGTTTCACCATTAACTTTAACTGGATTCCTTATGGGCAGTACAAAGTGTATGATTTCTTTATTGGAATAAAAGCCAATATCTTGCGTGATGCAGTGAAATATAAGGACCGAAGTTTCACTCAACCAAATGCTCCATTTTAA